A genomic window from Bombus pyrosoma isolate SC7728 linkage group LG8, ASM1482585v1, whole genome shotgun sequence includes:
- the LOC122570144 gene encoding sorting nexin-4-like, with product MEEVFQNGNYQRESNANMTTMETQKEDVLLDHMEISIVETEKRANGALNLREFYTVYLIETKITDPGFKGALTKVSSLWRRYTEFELLRAYLEISYPYIVLPPLPEKKVLYAWQKVTTDTFDPDFVDRRRVGLENFLLRVASHPILSRDEHFMGFLQQKDGWRESIKETGYLQLVESKLKALSVAVRLRKPDKRFETIKNYGIELQNNLCNVLRVRARLVEKQHSLYKLHANYGRVFSEWSAIEREMGDGLQKSGHYLDSLAATIDTTLEEEELIADQLKEWLFGASALQAVVKRREALQLTKDEAHDALTTAFEQKEKIIQGKSGLMSRLFVSVDTEEVRELKMLQLEQRIAQHEEAVKRVDEDLKSFSIKAMMDIERFQHQKVVDLKEILAAYCILQFKLARKGLQAWQHIKSCLESMP from the exons ATGGAAGAAGTGTTTCAGAACGGGAATTATCAGAGGGAGTCAAACGCAAACATGACTACTATGGAGACACAAAAGGAG gATGTACTGCTCGATCATATGGAAATCTCTATAGTTGAAACCGAAAAGCGTGCAAATGGAGCATTGAATTTAAGAGAGTTTTATACAGTCTACCTCATTGAGACTAA aaTTACAGATCCAGGCTTTAAAGGTGCACTCACCAAAGTAAGTTCTCTATGGCGCCGATACACAGAATTTGAACTACTCCGAgcttatttggaaatttcctATCCATATATTGTACTGCCTCCATTACCagaaaaaaaagttttatatgCATGGCAAAAGGTTACCACTGATACATTCGATCCAGATTTTGTTGATAGACGAAGAGTTGGTCTTGAG aaTTTCCTATTGAGGGTAGCCTCGCATCCTATATTGTCCCGTGATGAGCATTTTATGGGATTCTTGCAACAAAAGGATGGCTGGAGGGAAAGCATTAAAGAAACAG GTTATTTGCAATTAGTAGAATCAAAATTAAAGGCACTGAGCGTAGCAGTGCGATTAAGGAAACCAGATAAGCGATTTGAAACAATCAAAAACTATGGAATTGAACTTCAG aataatttatgtaatgttCTTCGAGTACGTGCGCGACTTGTAGAAAAACAACACAGTTTGTACAAATTACATGCAAATTATGGTCGTGTATTTAGTGAATGGAGTGCCATAGAAAGAGAAATGGGTGATGGGCTACAg AAATCGGGTCACTACTTGGATTCATTAGCAGCTACAATAGATACAACCCTCGAGGAAGAGGAACTAATAGCAGATCAGTTGAAAGAATGGCTGTTTGGTGCTTCTGCGTTACAAGCAGTTGTCAAACGAAGAGAAGCTTTACAGTTAACCAAAGATGAAGCTCATGATGCTCTAACCACAGCAtttgaacaaaaagaaaaaattatacaag GTAAATCTGGTTTAATGTCAAGATTATTTGTATCTGTGGATACAGAAGAAGTTCGTGAATTAAAAATGCTACAATTAGAACAGAGGATTGCACAACACGAAGAAGCCGTCAAGCGGGTGGATGAAgatttaaa GTCTTTCTCTATTAAAGCAATGATGGACATTGAAAGATTTCAACACCAAAAGGTGGtagatttaaaagaaattttggcAGCTTACtgcattttacaatttaaactTGCTAGAAAG gGATTGCAAGCTTGGCAGCATATCAAGAGTTGTCTGGAAAGTATGccataa